A genomic region of Drosophila kikkawai strain 14028-0561.14 chromosome X, DkikHiC1v2, whole genome shotgun sequence contains the following coding sequences:
- the Sec22 gene encoding vesicle-trafficking protein SEC22b-B: MALLTMIARVIDGLPLVGTMQDDEQSGRSILDYQNQAKMLFRKLGTHSPARSSIETGPYLFHYLIENDVCYLVMVDKMYSKRLAFNYLEDLAQEFHANYGRRVNSVTRPYAFIEFDVYIQKAKKQLTDRRRNISNINTQLQDVQRIMVQNIDDVLQRGTVLAELDTKTQNLSMMSQKYKKDAKLLNRKSMYVKAAVVGILFIVFIMYFWVL, encoded by the exons ATGGCGCTGCTAACCATGATTGCCCGAGTCATCGATGGCCTGCCGCTGGTGGGGACCATGCAGGATGACGAGCAG AGCGGTCGCAGCATACTGGACTATCAGAACCAGGCCAAGATGCTGTTCCGCAAGCTGGGCACACATTCGCCAGCGCGCAGCAGCATTGAAACCGGGCCCTATCTGTTCCA CTACCTTATCGAGAACGATGTCTGCTATTTGGTGATGGTGGATAAGATGTACTCGAAGCGTTTGGCCTTCAATTACCTGGAGGATCTGGCCCAGGAGTTTCATGCCAACTATGGCAGGCGTGTCAATTCGGTGACGCGGCCGTATGCCTTCATAGAGTTCGATGTGTACATACAGAAGGCGAAAAAGCAGCTGACCGACCGCAGGCGCAACATTAGCAACATCAACACACAGCTGCAGGATGTGCAGCGTATCATGGTGCAGAACATAGACGATGTGCTCCAGCGTGGCACTGTGCTGGCGG AGCTCGACACAAAGACCCAGAACCTGTCAATGATGTCGCAGAAGTACAAGAAGGACGCCAAGCTGCTCAACCGCAAATCCATGTACGTGAAGGCGGCCGTTGTGGGCATACTGTTTATCGTGTTCATCATGTACTTTTGGGTTCTGTAA
- the LOC108080281 gene encoding translation initiation factor IF-2 has protein sequence MIGSVGATLLGFLLQILFDGTAGQQLLLARPQRSLFEAPLEHLEHLEHLAPVPALPPLGWNTVGGGLGLGVGGEWAYNPVGLGHMNKDDLLTLLEAWKEVEQESATTTTTTAAPPPVETTTRRPAPRPLPPLPPPPPPRPRPIPIPIPLPVPAPQLPSGTPITVRLPAFVPIRLAAMWTPPAGGPGSGAPAAPAAAAAGDEDLATDDVPDDDDAAAPRLFRFMPMPLARARPRSQPQARQQFVVRNTLDSVDVGTAPVRTQVRPEVKPKVTVAPAPRAQPAPAPAPFFRPGTGLPPHLANARFELVPSSQIIGNWRE, from the coding sequence ATGATCGGGTCAGTTGGTGCCACTCTGCTGGGCTTCCTGCTGCAGATCCTGTTCGATGGGACGGCcggccagcagctgctcctcgCGCGTCCCCAGAGATCGCTGTTTGAGGCTCCCCTGGAGCACCTGGAGCATCTAGAGCACCTGGCGCCGGTGCCCGCTCTGCCCCCGCTCGGCTGGAATACTGTGGGTGGTGGCCTGGGCCTGGGAGTCGGCGGAGAATGGGCCTACAACCCCGTTGGCCTGGGTCACATGAACAAGGATGATCTGCTGACCCTGCTGGAGGCCTGGAAGGAAGTGGAACAAGAGTCGGCGACCACTACAACTACCACTGCTGCCCCGCCGCCAGTGGAAACGACAACCAGAAGGCCAGCTCCTCGTCCTCTGCCGCCACTgcctccgccgccaccgcctcgGCCACGTCCTATACCCATACCCATTCCACTGCCGGTGCCTGCTCCCCAGCTGCCTTCCGGAACACCCATCACCGTCAGGCTGCCAGCATTTGTGCCCATCCGGCTGGCTGCCATGTGGACTCCTCCTGCAGGCGGACCTGGATCGGGAGCACCTGCTgcgccagctgctgctgctgccggcgatGAGGATCTTGCCACTGACGACGTTCCCGACGATGACGACGCCGCTGCTCCCCGTCTCTTCCGCTTCATGCCCATGCCCCTGGCTCGAGCCAGACCTCGGAGCCAGCCGCAGGCCCGTCAGCAGTTTGTGGTAAGGAACACCCTGGACAGCGTGGACGTGGGCACCGCTCCGGTGCGGACTCAGGTCAGGCCGGAGGTCAAGCCCAAGGTAACAGTTGCACCTGCTCCACGCGCCCagccagctccagctccagctcccttTTTCCGGCCCGGAACTGGTCTGCCGCCGCATCTGGCCAACGCTCGTTTCGAATTGGTGCCCTCCTCCCAAATCATCGGCAACTGGCGGGAGTAA
- the Rbf gene encoding retinoblastoma family protein: MPVIRGESAAHTRSHAGKRSPSAAKPQEGDLRSPIRSVCQIASWPASRREKSVPCRTVPYRATPDPRLVFPRIRVQVKQQQEQHRGTMSGSEAASEPQELGAEVVSGSAAPQDDSQEVAKAKYTNLCRELNMDRQTEIDGFEMYLKVSQRCSLEGESMHWLCCALYAACRRSSTPTVIGQDAVVRGNCVSLNNLLRCCQMSIYDFKTKIKLWCDMANLPQEFVNEIEVLDRKFSITFTLYKRFRTIFDLIFVCPPNEKKHSKYTSLHSSHANGKCSFLKLDDFCWRLFLCAKNQKPSNTVDLVSSFNLMICCIDLIYNNVLAEKRTDLINPKFEGLPPGWTELDFRHKQCCILGHFCDMTDEAKAMKATTFREIMSSFFQTSTIYGSKDSMLGLLANENFERNLKSLNISYEQYVLSVGEFDERILSAYDAGEHTGLNDQALRPPVTPLTRMQDLPAQPAMAGDKFEPVRNATNNVKQLIAFGRITEPTEFVKQAGEEVIAKLLTIIEDLKQKFLAKYPSTEAKSRFRLAKSFYFYLLDKILQAEIRNKPDIDLKRMLVQKISLDIFNITLLACCVELVLEAYKTDFKFPWVLECLGISSFEFQKIIEIVVRHGSHEGCLNRSLIKHLNAIEETCLERLAWSHSSLVWFLIASAPPPLATSLVVNRDRTAGPLQIFLRKVYLLGWLRIQKLCLELGLCEKASECIWHIFEHSITHDTDLMKDRHLDQIIMCAIYIYIKVKKMEEPKFSDIMRAYRNQPQAVNSVYREVFIVTYDNGEPKVRDIIHFYNNVYVPIMRQFAIDYLNVAPDVSGRTTDLLLSPHPKERAAQPKKVTQSHSLFVTQMPKNDIQLQQSPNQMVYRFYHSPAKDLQLMNEKVRGGKRMLSFGDDGVTESKRSLGSGGGGEHDT; this comes from the exons ATGCCCGTGATCCGAGGAGAGAGCGCAGCGCACACACGCAGCCACGCCGGAAAGCGCAGCCCATCCGCAGCCAAACCGCAGGAAGGCGATCTCCGTTCGCCCATTCGTTCCGTTTGCCAGATTGCCAGCTGGCCAGCTTCGCGCCGTGAAAAGTCCGTGCCGTGCCGTACCGTACCGTACCGTGCCACCCCCGATCCTCGTCTCGTATTCCCCCGTATCCGCGTTCAAGTgaaacagcagcaggagcagcacagAGGCACTATGAGCGGCAGCGAGGCCGCCAGCGAGCCGCAGGAGCTGGGCGCTGAGGTGGTCAGCGGCTCTGCGGCGCCGCAAGATGACAGCCAGGAGGTGGCCAAGGCCAAGTACACGAACCTGTGCCGCGAGCTCAACATGGACCGTCAAACGGAGATCGATGGCTTCGAGATGTACTTGAAGGTGTCGCAGCGGTGTTCCCTGGAG GGCGAGTCCATGCACTGGCTGTGCTGTGCTCTGTACGCCGCCTGCCGCAGATCCAGCACGCCCACAGTCATTGGCCAGGATGCGGTGGTGCGGGGCAATTGTGTCTCCCTGAACAACCTGCTGCGCTGCTGCCAAATGAG CATCTACGACTTCAAAACCAAGATCAAGCTGTGGTGCGACATGGCCAACCTGCCGCAGGAGTTTGTCAACGAGATCGAGGTCCTGGACCGCAAGTTCAGCATTACCTTTACGCTGTACAAGCGCTTCCGCACCATCTTTGACCTGATCTTTGTGTGTCCGCCCAACGAGAAGAAGCACTCCAAGTACAC CTCGCTGCACTCGAGCCATGCCAATGGCAAGTGCTCCTTCCTCAAGCTGGACGACTTCTGCTGGCGCCTGTTCCTCTGCGCCAAGAACCAGAAGCCCAGCAACACCGTTGACCTGGTCAGCTCCTTCAACCTGATGATCTGCTGCATCGATCTGATATACAACAATGTGCTGGCCGAGAAGCGCACCGATCTCATCAATCCCAAGTTCGAGGGCCTGCCGCCCGGCTGGACAGAGCTGGACTTTCGCCACAAGCAGTGCTGCATCTTGGGCCACTTTTGCGACATGACCGACGAGGCCAAGGCCATGAAGGCCACCACCTTCCGTGAAATCATGTCGAGCTTCTTTCAGACTTCG ACCATCTATGGCAGCAAGGACTCCATGCTGGGCCTGCTGGCCAACGAGAACTTCGAGCGCAACCTCAAGTCGCTCAACATCAGCTACGAGCAGTATGTGCTGAGCGTGGGCGAGTTCGACGAGCGCATCCTGAGCGCCTACGATGCCGGCGAACACACGGGCCTCAATGACCAGGCTTTGCGTCCGCCGGTGACGCCGCTTACCCGCATGCAGGACCTGCCCGCCCAGCCGGCCATGGCCGGTGATAAATTCGAGCCCGTCCGCAATGCCACCAACAATGTGAAGCAGCTGATTGCCTTTGGGCGGATCACGGAGCCCACGGAGTTTGTCAA GCAAGCCGGCGAAGAGGTGATTGCCAAGCTGCTGACCATCATCGAGGACCTTAAGCAAAAGTTTCTCGCCAAATACCCCTCGACGGAGGCCAAGAGCCGCTTTCGGCTGGCCAAATCCTTCTACTTCTACCTGCTGGACAAGATCCTGCAGGCGGAGATCCGGAACAAGCCCGACATCGATCTCAAGCGGATGCTGGTGCAGAAGATCTCGCTGGACATCTTCAACATCACGCTGCTGGCCTGCTGCGTGGAGCTAGTGCTGGAGGCCTACAAAACGGACTTCAAGTTCCCCTGGGTGCTCGAGTGCCTTGGCATCAGTTCGTTCGAGTTCCAGAAGATCATTGAGATTGTGGTGCGGCACGGCTCCCACGAGGGCTGCCTGAATCGTTCGCTGATCAAGCACCTCAATGCCATCGAGGAGACGTGCCTGGAGCGTTTGGCCTGGTCGCATAGCTCGCTGGTGTGGTTTTTGATTGCCTCGGCACCGCCGCCGCTGGCCACCTCGCTGGTGGTGAATCGGGATCGCACTGCCGGCCCGCTGCAGATCTTCCTGCGCAAGGTCTATCTGCTGGGCTGGCTGCGCATCCAGAAGCTATGCCTGGAGCTGGGCCTGTGCGAGAAGGCGTCCGAGTGCATCTGGCACATCTTTGAGCACTCGATCACCCACGACACGGACCTGATGAAGGACCGTCACCTGGACCAAATCATCATGTGTGCAATATATATCTACATTAAG GTCAAGAAAATGGAGGAGCCCAAGTTTAGTGACATCATGCGGGCGTATCGCAACCAGCCGCAGGCGGTCAACAGCGTCTACCGCGAGGTCTTCATCGTCACCTACGACAACGGCGAGCCCAAGGTGCGCGACATCATCCACTTTTACAACAACGTGTATGTGCCCATCATGCGGCAGTTTGCCATCGATTACCTGAATGTGGCCCCGGATGTGAGTGGCCGCACCACGGACCTGCTTTTGTCGCCGCATCCCAAGGAGCGGGCTGCCCAGCCCAAGAAGGTCACACAGAGCCACTCGCTGTTTGTCACCCAGATGCCCAAGAACGACATTCAGCTGCAGCAGTCGCCCAACCAGATGGTCTACAGGTTCTACCACAGTCCCGCCAAG GACCTGCAACTGATGAACGAGAAGGTGCGCGGCGGCAAGCGGATGCTCAGCTTTGGCGACGATGGCGTGACGGAATCCAAGCGCTCGCTGGGATCAGGCGGGGGCGGGGAGCACGATACATAG
- the LOC108080373 gene encoding HEAT repeat-containing protein 6 — translation MFGKNNKTNPAITIVWAAELAAPQTMDKDREMHDALRRRLLDAESAAQQDEATRQRHLQLLQDLWQPKGTPVGVPSERLRQLFEEVRARGDHDLLRNWQLWLSELILARRVILVRSHLLAEWLMGGGQREKLAEELNLLLSLLKTLPKEHLPGYWSALAMLPHPKDVKAALLLIKCQEAVLADLEQAEEAEDSASSRNAADSLVQCHFDGRWLEAREQEQLPLIVGHSLQLLQKLVARQPDYAVQHVPELMGLVQCYVQYGAEGEAPAKLQLPRKVQPAQQSAAYGHEEEPHDSEQQNAAGSKARSGGRKNKVRKMRSLAKQRNQSNNNQVSDSLLAESAPRDRLLLMGNQDYGCLTGDSGENCPPSDSDQLPGPKQLRQLQAKVRISALQLLGSLARQLPRRTLYGYWHVLFPSADSGGGGHLLLVGQTDGNSRCRALALQLAAQLLYGSKGYLSQACSRGPSNYTPFAVSLASCVLSAYRSLCSILEREYAPPVLTQCLKCLAVLVQATPFEQLEMGFVYEFVGHVKKLIKSADSPVAVSALLVMEMLVATPKLTPEMASAIGLAPSQRDLKLEELQSDFHELCDSDAELELEEEAEQQQQEQLAQHRPEANPVPLSAPAIPRNSWLLRQVLRQLESLGTGPPMRVECFQVLLAMATHVGLLRGHQARLARVLLAGLQDITADVRLYAARCLDSVGYQLGRLLPDPPEREMQLSFWLSLLPGIYGAYNDAAGASLKCALCDALSNMGGFSFERLPPGQRNALLAFLSGCASDDGEEPLVRAAALRALAVYVLHPSLKADLVFVENAAELTLRLISDGQLAVRIKTAWALGNISDALIAAIPNHSERISEELLGRLIQAATQSCGDHDKVKANAVRSLGNLLQILQQQQATGNTEPMQLAMSKLLDCVRSAGSAKVKWNACHAIGNLVKHRAFFATSHLAGILFPALNQLVVQHANFKVRINATGVLLQVEQRQDFGVHFPLVWRSLLDALERSNALDNYEEYNHRDALQQQLCLAMAHLLALAKGSDMPALREALEEDRLDEVRGTWRRVAFRVVPEQSAPLFTCSPLLEQRLQADATTVPQQRSALSFIVATLRLDP, via the exons ATGTttggtaaaaataataaaacaaa CCCTGCCATCACAATTGTTTGGGCCGCAGAGTTGGCAGCACCACAGACAATGGACAAGGACAGGGAGATGCATGACGCTCTCCGGCGGAGGCTTCTAGACGCCGAATCTGCGGCCCAGCAGGATGAGGCAACGCGCCAACGGCAcctgcagctgctccaggATCTGTGGCAGCCGAAGGGCACACCAGTGGGCGTGCCGAGCGAGCGGCTGCGGCAGCTGTTCGAGGAGGTGCGAGCGAGAGGGGACCACGACCTGTTGCGGAACTGGCAGCTGTGGCTAAGCGAGCTGATCCTGGCCAGGCGAGTGATCCTGGTGCGGTCACACCTGCTGGCGGAGTGGCTGATGGGCGGCGGGCAGCGGGAGAAGCTGGCGGAGGAACTGAATCTGCTGTTGTCGCTGCTGAAAACGCTGCCCAAGGAACACCTGCCCGGCTACTGGTCAGCATTGGCCATGTTGCCCCATCCCAAGGATGTGAAAGCAGCTCTGCTCCTCATCAAGTGCCAGGAGGCAGTGCTGGCCGACTTGGAGCAGGCCGAGGAGGCGGAGGACAGTGCCAGCAGTCGAAATGCTGCCGATTCTCTCGTTCAATGCCACTTCGATGGCCGCTGGCTGGAGGccagggagcaggagcagcttcCCCTAATAGTGGGGCACAgcctgcagctgctccagAAGCTGGTGGCCAGGCAGCCGGACTATGCGGTCCAGCATGTGCCCGAGCTGATGGGCCTAGTCCAGTGTTACGTGCAATACGGAGCGGAAGGTGAGGCGCCAGCCAAGCTGCAGCTGCCGCGGAAGGTGCAGCCTGCCCAGCAATCCGCCGCCTATGGCCACGAGGAGGAGCCCCACGACTCGGAGCAGCAGAACGCCGCCGGCAGCAAGGCCCGTTCGGGCGGACGCAAGAACAAGGTGCGGAAGATGAGATCCCTGGCCAAGCAGCGAAaccaaagcaacaacaaccaggtCAGCGACTCTCTGCTGGCGGAGAGTGCTCCCCGGGAccgcctgctgctgatggGCAACCAGGACTACGGCTGTCTCACCGGCGACTCCGGCGAGAACTGTCCCCCCTCCGATTCGGATCAGCTGCCGGGACCCAAGCAGCTCCGTCAGCTGCAGGCCAAGGTGCGGATCTCGGCGCTGCAACTGCTGGGATCTCTGGCCAGGCAGCTGCCCCGCCGTACGCTCTACGGCTACTGGCACGTCCTCTTTCCCAGCGCCGACTCTGGCGGCGGTGGCCACCTGCTGCTCGTGGGCCAAACGGACGGTAACTCCCGCTGCCGGGCGCTGGCCCTGCAGCTGGCCGCCCAGCTGCTGTACGGATCCAAGGGCTACCTGAGCCAGGCCTGCTCCCGGGGCCCCAGCAACTACACGCCCTTCGCCGTGAGCCTGGCCAGCTGCGTCCTCTCGGCCTATCGCTCGCTGTGCTCCATTCTGGAGCGCGAATATGCGCCGCCGGTGCTCACCCAGTGCCTCAAGTGCCTGGCCGTGCTCGTGCAGGCCACACCCTTCGAGCAGCTGGAGATGGGCTTCGTCTACGAGTTTGTGGGCCACGTGAAGAAGCTGATCAAGAGCGCGGACTCGCCGGTGGCCGTGTCGGCCTTGCTGGTGATGGAAATGCTGGTGGCCACGCCGAAACTAACGCCAGAGATGGCCAGCGCCATAGGACTGGCTCCCAGCCAGCGGGATCtcaagctggaggagctgcagTCGGACTTTCACGAGCTCTGCGATTCGGATGCGGAGTTGGaactggaggaggaggcggagcagcagcagcaggagcagctggcGCAGCACAGACCAGAGGCTAATCCCGTCCCGCTGAGTGCCCCGGCCATTCCCCGAAACTCCTGGCTGCTGCGGCAGGTCCTGAGGCAGCTGGAGAGCCTGGGCACGGGGCCACCGATGCGTGTGGAGTGCTTCCAGGTCCTGCTGGCCATGGCCACCCATGTGGGGTTACTCCGCGGCCATCAGGCCCGCTTGGCAAGGGTTTTGCTCGCCGGTTTGCAGGACATCACGGCTGATGTGAGACTGTACGCGGCCCGCTGCCTGGATTCCGTGGGCTACCAGCTGGGACGCCTGCTCCCAGACCCGCCAGAGCGGGAGATGCAGCTGTCCTTCTGGCTCAGCCTGCTGCCGGGCATCTATGGAGCCTACAATGACGCCGCCGGAGCCTCGCTGAAGTGCGCCCTCTGCGATGCCCTGTCCAACATGGGTGGCTTCAGCTTCGAGCGGCTGCCTCCTGGCCAGCGGAACGCTCTGCTGGCCTTCCTCAGCGGCTGTGCCAGCGACGATGGCGAGGAGCCGCTGGTCAGGGCCGCTGCTCTGCGGGCCTTGGCCGTCTACGTGCTGCATCCCAGCCTGAAGGCGGACCTGGTCTTTGTGGAGAATGCAGCGGAGCTGACGCTGCGCCTCATCAGCGATGGCCAGCTGGCGGTGAGGATCAAGACCGCCTGGGCCCTGGGCAACATCAGTGATGCCTTGATAGCAGCCATTCCCAACCATTCGGAGAGGATTTCCGAGGAGCTTCTCGGCCGCCTCATCCAGGCGGCCACGCAAAGCTGCGGGGATCACGACAAGGTCAAGGCCAATGCCGTCCGCTCCCTGGGCAATCTGCTCCAgatcctgcagcagcagcaggccacCGGGAATACCGAACCCATGCAGCTGGCCATGTCCAAGCTGCTGGACTGTGTGCGGTCCGCGGGCAGTGCCAAGGTCAAGTGGAACGCCTGCCATGCCATCGGGAATCTGGTCAAGCACAGGGCCTTCTTTGCCACCAGCCACCTGGCGGGCATCCTGTTTCCGGCCCTCAACCAGCTGGTGGTGCAGCATGCCAACTTCAAGGTGCGCATCAATGCCACTGGGGTGCTGCTGCAGGTGGAGCAGCGCCAGGACTTTGGTGTCCACTTTCCGCTGGTATGGCGCTCGCTGCTGGACGCCCTGGAGCGCTCCAATGCCCTGGACAACTACGAGGAGTACAACCACAGGGatgcgctgcagcagcagctgtgccTGGCCATGGCCCACCTGCTGGCGCTGGCCAAGGGCTCGGATATGCCGGCGTTGCGGGAGGCTCTGGAGGAGGATCGTCTGGACGAGGTGCGCGGCACCTGGCGAAGGGTGGCCTTCCGCGTGGTGCCGGAGCAGTCGGCGCCGCTCTTCACGTGCAGTCCGCTCCTGGAGCAGCGTCTGCAGGCGGATGCCACCACGGTGCCGCAGCAGCGTTCAGCCCTCTCCTTCATCGTGGCTACACTCCGGCTGGATCCGTAG
- the PpV gene encoding serine/threonine-protein phosphatase 6 catalytic subunit yields the protein MGDVDKWIETVKECKYLPENELKNLCEMVCDILLEETNILPVSTPVTVCGDIHGQFYDLEQLFRTGGQVPDTNYIFMGDFVDRGYYSLETFTRLLTLKARYPSRITLLRGNHETRQITKVYGFFDECFSKYGNANGWKYCCKVFDLLTIAAIIDEEVLCVHGGLSPEIITLDQIRTIERNGEIPYKGAFCDLVWSDPEDMEYWGQSPRGAGWLFGHNVTKDFMTINNLDLICRAHQLVNEGIKYMFEGKLVTVWSAPNYCYRCGNVAAILSFETAQQRQTKIFMAVPDAERVIPKQNTTPYFL from the exons ATGGGCGATGTGGACAAGTGGATCGAGACGGTGAAGGAGTGCAAGTACCTGCCGGAGAATGAGCTGAAGAATCTCTGCGAGATGGTGTGCGACATACTGCTGGAGGAGACAAACATACTGCCCGTGAGCACGCCAGTCACCGTGTGCGGCGATATCCATGGCCAG TTCTACGACCTGGAGCAGCTGTTCCGGACAGGCGGCCAGGTGCCGGACACAAACTACATATTTATGGGCGACTTTGTGGACCGTGGCTACTACTCGCTGGAAACGTTCACCCGCCTGCTGACCCTCAAGGCGCGCTACCCCAGCCGGATAACCCTGCTGCGCGGCAACCACGAGACCCGTCAGATCACCAAGGTCTATGGCTTCTTTGACGAGTGCTTCAGCAAATACGGCAATGCCAATGGCTGGAAGTACTGCTGCAAGGTCTTTGATCTGCTCACCATAGCCGCC ATCATCGACGAGGAGGTTCTGTGCGTTCACGGCGGCCTCAGCCCCGAGATCATCACCCTGGATCAGATCCGGACCATCGAACGGAACGGTGAGATTCCCTACAAGGGGGCCTTCTGCGATCTAGTCTGGTCCGATCCGGAGGATATGGAGTACTGGGGCCAGAGTCCACGCGGCGCCGGTTGGCTGTTTGGTCACAATGTCACCAAGGACTTTATGACGATCAATAACCTGGATTTGATCTGTCGGGCCCATCAGCTGGTCAACGAGGGCATCAAGTATATGTTCGAGGGCAAGCTGGTGACCGTGTGGTCGGCGCCCAACTACTGCTATCGCTGCGGCAACGTGGCGGCGATCCTCAGCTTTGAGACGGCGCAGCAGCGGCAGACGAAGATCTTCATGGCTGTGCCGGATGCGGAGCGGGTGATACCCAAGCAGAACACGACGCCGTACTTCCTCTAA
- the LOC108080337 gene encoding histidine-rich glycoprotein, which produces MLKFILPCLILVAASAALKIHDYHHHHQEHDEYEHHHDEHHQEPEHEETELHHEVDHKHATSHQSVKFHHYHAVPVYIKKEDQHLVKKPIEIGGTKQKLKILHPKTEHNHNHGLVLENHSESHLHEHGHYEEPVHHEEHYEHYSHHHE; this is translated from the exons ATGCTGAAATTCATT CTTCCCTGTTTGATCCTAGTGGCCGCCAGCGCAGCGCTCAAGATCCACGAttaccaccaccatcaccagGAGCATGATGAGTACGAACACCACCATGATGAACACCATCAGGAGCCCGAGCACGAGGAAACGGAGCTGCACCACGAGGTGGACCACAAGCATGCCACTTCGCATCAGAGCGTCAAGTTCCATCATTACCATGCCGTGCCCGTCTACATTAAGAAGGAGGATCAGCATCTGGTGAAGAAGCCCATCGAGATTGGCGGCACCAAGCAGAAGCTGAAGATCCTGCATCCCAAGACCGAGCACAATCACAACCACGGCCTGGTCCTGGAGAATCACAGCGAATCGCATCTGCACGAGCACGGTCACTACGAGGAGCCGGTTCACCACGAGGAGCACTATGAGCACTATTCGCACCACCATGAGTGA
- the png gene encoding uncharacterized protein png, protein MDLGDSKLRAVRVLGQGTFGRVFLCQQRNAEGETRNVCVKRIIVRNPKTELRPIMEEVYIISQLRHPYIVQFLRSFNHAGTVNIVMEYLPNGTLRDVIQRLPRGGSTGGVPQKRLLRYFCDMVVGLEYLHIRCVIHRDIKPENMLLDANDRVKIADFGISNVHAPSTQLQAGMGTPLYMAPEAMSSQGKVDFKSDIWSLGLVLYELCLGRSPFTALLETGGGASATPTQLQAVIQALVRPKLDCQLIRRLYEPVWARICELMIVYEPKRRICLPDLYHVDAGITAALYRQYFDYRY, encoded by the coding sequence ATGGATTTGGGCGACTCCAAGCTGCGGGCAGTGCGTGTGCTGGGCCAGGGCACCTTCGGTCGGGTGTTTCTCTGCCAGCAGCGCAACGCCGAAGGCGAAACCCGTAATGTCTGCGTCAAACGGATCATTGTGCGCAATCCCAAGACCGAGCTGCGTCCAATCATGGAGGAGGTGTACATTATATCGCAGCTTCGTCACCCTTACATCGTCCAGTTCCTGCGCTCCTTTAACCACGCCGGCACCGTCAACATTGTCATGGAGTATTTGCCCAATGGCACCTTGCGGGACGTGATCCAGCGCCTGCCCAGGGGAGGATCAACTGGTGGCGTGCCGCAGAAGCGCCTGTTGCGGTATTTCTGTGACATGGTCGTGGGCCTGGAGTACCTGCACATCCGGTGCGTCATCCATCGGgacatcaagccggagaataTGCTGCTGGATGCCAACGACCGGGTCAAGATCGCCGACTTTGGCATCTCTAATGTCCATGCGCCCAGCACACAGCTGCAGGCGGGCATGGGCACGCCGTTGTACATGGCGCCGGAGGCGATGTCCAGCCAGGGCAAGGTGGACTTCAAATCGGATATATGGTCACTGGGCTTGGTCCTCTACGAGTTGTGCCTGGGCAGGAGCCCGTTCACAGCGCTCCTGGAGACGGGTGGCGGCGCCTCTGCCACTCCTACCCAGCTTCAGGCCGTTATCCAGGCTCTGGTCCGTCCCAAGCTCGACTGCCAGCTCATCCGGCGACTCTACGAGCCCGTGTGGGCGCGCATCTGCGAGCTGATGATCGTCTACGAGCCGAAGCGTCGCATCTGCCTGCCGGATCTTTACCATGTGGATGCCGGGATCACAGCGGCGCTGTACAGGCAGTACTTCGACTACAGATACTAG